The following are from one region of the Arachis duranensis cultivar V14167 chromosome 10, aradu.V14167.gnm2.J7QH, whole genome shotgun sequence genome:
- the LOC107469540 gene encoding uncharacterized protein LOC107469540, whose product MASEDNFLVLVHHRGSIKRKTRFGVKFTDKDHLYIIVSYTTSIDDLVSSVLMKLGLEGVKRVKKFFYRIPITVLQDTVKYDCFTIGSDEDLQVMFHCRRQFSEVRTPELLAKLVDVVSSSGGSNQNTNTLATVAGSSSRPAVASSSVPAYEPPSQPVASPSFAVDLDGSVGDEVGTGEFIPTSVQCDVPAGVGDKLFDDPEDNDVEPDMIADGSGDDIGASHPAGAGGGSSSGTQQYPPHFLSLDLDGMRPDEVPGQHVGFGARDAEGSAGMTEFQVGQQFQDKDEALLSVKTYSIRRGIQYKVVESDYRRYVGKCSEFGNGCTWLIRLSLRQRKGIWEVKWYNGPHTCLASSISSDHRSLDYHVISVFIMPMVRDDASVSIKVLLNATASHYGFRPTYRRVWLAKQKAVAVIFGD is encoded by the coding sequence ATGGCTAGTGAGGACAATTTTTTAGTGTTGGTTCACCATAGAGGATCGATTAAGAGAAAAACTCGTTTcggtgtgaagttcactgataaGGATCATCTCTATATTATCGTGAGTTATACGACGAGCATTGATGACCTTGTTAGCTCTGTACTGATGAAACTTGGTCTGGAAGGTGTGAAAAGGGTTAAGAAGTTTTTCTATCGCATTCCAATCACGGTGCTCCAGGATACCGTGAAGTATGATTGTTTCACGATCGGGAGTGATGAGGACTTGCAGGTCATGTTTCATTGTCGCCGGCAGTTTTCCGAAGTGAGGACACCAGAGCTGTTGGCAAAGTTGGTTGATGTGGTATCCAGCTCGGGGGGTTCGAACCAGAATACCAACACTTTAGCCACAGTTGCCGGTTCTAGCTCCAGACCTGCTGTTGCTTCTTCCTCTGTCCCTGCGTACGAGCCACCCAGCCAGCCTGTCGCCTCCCCTTCGTTCGCTGTTGATCTCGACGGCAGTGTTGGCGACGAGGTTGGAACAGGAGAATTTATACCGACCTCTGTACAGTGTGATGTACCGGCTGGGGTTGGAGATAAATTGTTTGATGATCCAGAGGACAATGATGTCGAGCCGGATATGATTGCTGATGGCAGTGGCGATGATATTGGAGCGAGTCATCCTGCAGGGGCAGGCGGTGGTTCTAGCTCTGGCACACAGCAGTACCCTCCACATTTTTTATCTTTAGACCTGGATGGCATGAGGCCTGACGAGGTACCTGGGCAGCATGTTGGATTTGGCGCTAGAGATGCAGAAGGGTCTGCTGGTATGACAGAGTTTCAGGTTGGTCAGCAATTTCAGGATAAAGATGAGGCCCTGTTAAGTGTGAAGACTTACAGCATCCGTCGAGGGATACAGTACAAGGTAGTAGAGTCTGATTATCGTCGGTATGTGGGCAAGTGTTCTGAGTTCgggaatgggtgcacatggttgattaGGCTGAGTCTCCGGCAGCGCAAGGGCATTTGGGAGGTCAAATGGTACAATGGACCGCATACTTGTCTGGCCAGCTCCATCTCCAGCGATCACAGGAGTTTGGATTATCATGTGATATCTGTCTTCATTATGCCAATGGTTAGGGATGATGCATCCGTCAGCATCAAGGTGCTCCTAAATGCGACGGCCTCACACTATGGGTTCAGGCCGACGTACAGGAGGGTCTGGTTGGCGAAGCAGAAGGCTGTTGCCGTCATTTTTGGTGACTGA
- the LOC107469541 gene encoding methyl jasmonate esterase 1-like → MVQIKKHHQTLVFVLFLIILLSLTSKSGSSSSSESSKNRKHHFVLVHGSCHGAWSWYKVITLLKSWGHNVTALDLAASGVNQKQALELKSISEYFEPLTKFMASSVGESQRVVLVGHNLGGLAISHAMEHFPHKISVAVFAAALMPGPMLNIPTINQEDQGYKKKRPLLDNYYAYDEGPNKSATRFFFGPNYLATYLYQLSPQQDWNLATTLVRPRKIFSDEDMINVLALSHTRYGSVSRVFVMTENDHSVDPKFQRWMITYNPPICVVEISGSDHMVMMSKHIELSHNLQIVANRYD, encoded by the exons ATGGTGCAAATAAAGAAGCATCACCAAACACTAGTTTTCGTCTTGTTCTTGATTATCCTATTGTCTTTAACAAGCAAGTcaggatcatcatcatcatcagagtCATCAAAAAATCGAAAGCATCACTTTGTTTTAGTGCATGGATCGTGCCACGGAGCATGGTCGTGGTACAAGGTTATTACACTTCTCAAATCATGGGGTCACAATGTGACTGCCTTAGACTTGGCAGCTTCAGGGGTCAACCAAAAGCAGGCTTTGGAGCTCAAATCAATTTCTGAGTACTTTGAGCCTCTGACTAAGTTCATGGCTTCATCAGTGGGTGAAAGTCAAAGAGTAGTTCTTGTTGGTCATAACCTTGGTGGCCTAGCCATATCCCATGCCATGGAACATTTTCCTCATAAGATTTCTGTGGCGGTCTTTGCTGCTGCTTTGATGCCTGGTCCAATGCTCAATATCCCCACCATTAATCAAGAAGACCAG ggatataaaaagaaaaggcCATTGCTAGACAATTACTACGCTTATGATGAAGGACCAAACAAATCTGCCACGAGATTCTTCTTCGGGCCAAACTACCTCGCTACTTACTTATATCAACTTAGCCCACAACAG GACTGGAATCTAGCAACAACACTGGTAAGACCACGAAAAATATTTAGTGATGAAGATATGATAAATGTGTTAGCCCTATCGCACACAAGATACGGTTCAGTGAGTCGCGTCTTTGTTATGACGGAAAATGATCATTCTGTAGATCCGAAATTTCAACGGTGGATGATTACATATAATCCTCCTATTTGTGTTGTTGAGATCTCGGGATCCGATCACATGGTCATGATGTCCAAGCACATTGAGCTTTCTCATAATTTACAAATAGTTGCAAACCGTTATGATTAA